In the Helianthus annuus cultivar XRQ/B chromosome 11, HanXRQr2.0-SUNRISE, whole genome shotgun sequence genome, one interval contains:
- the LOC110890454 gene encoding LOW QUALITY PROTEIN: psbP domain-containing protein 7, chloroplastic (The sequence of the model RefSeq protein was modified relative to this genomic sequence to represent the inferred CDS: substituted 1 base at 1 genomic stop codon): protein MAIQQYFLRRTYMTQQNPGDRKDNLPETSSIPAEQFQPLATTFRRRLLTGIGSASLVAVGANFAGTTSFLLGLSPETARNLKLDVLYPVKGFSRCINSEQXFEFIYPQNWVGDQTLLYRAAGKAEMERSLDPPPVNRRRNVNEPVAAFGPPGSTGELNVSVIVSPVALDFSIEAFGGPEEVGEAIVRTITGSGRRPDVKGTLIKSNLREDDTKKVKYYVLEFVVESPSFRRHNVAVCCVRGGRLFTLNAQTPESAWPMLKPDFYRMADSFSLTS from the exons ATGGCGATTCAACAGTACTTCCTCCGTCGGACTTACATGACTCAACAAAATCCCGGTGACCGGAAAGACAACTTGCCGGAGACTTCCAGCATACCAGCCGAACAATTCCAGCCATTAGCAACCACATTCAGACGCCGGCTTCTAACTGGCATTGGATCAGCTTCTCTAGTCGCCGTTGGTGCTAACTTCGCCGGCACCACCAGTTTTCTTCTCGGTTTGTCGCCGGAAACTGCCCGGAATCTTAAACTTGACGTGCTTTATCCAGTCAAAGGTTTCAGTCGCTGCATCAATTCTGAACAATGATTTG AATTTATTTACCCACAAAATTGGGTTGGAGACCAGACCTTATTGTATAGAGCAGCTGGGAAGGCAGAGATGGAAAGATCACTTGATCCGCCACCGGTTAACCGCAGGAGGAATGTAAACGAACCGGTTGCCGCCTTCGGTCCGCCTGGCTCAACCGGTGAGCTCAACGTTAGTGTCATCGTCTCCCCTGTTGCGCTTGATTTCTC AATTGAAGCCTTTGGAGGTCCGGAGGAAGTAGGAGAAGCTATTGTTCGGACGATCACAGGGTCTGGTCGACGGCCGGACGTTAAAGGGACGCTTATAAAGTCAAACCTGAGAGAAGATGACACGAAGAAAGTCAAATACTATGTGTTAGAATTTGTAGTGGAAAGCCCTTCGTTTAGGCGACACAATGTGGCGGTTTGTTGCGTTCGTGGGGGTCGTTTATTCACTCTCAACGCGCAAACACCCGAATCAGCATGGCCCATGCTAAAACCAGACTTTTACAGGATGGCAGATTCTTTTAGCCTAACTTCATAG